From Homalodisca vitripennis isolate AUS2020 chromosome 1, UT_GWSS_2.1, whole genome shotgun sequence, the proteins below share one genomic window:
- the LOC124366303 gene encoding sorting nexin-16 gives MISSEENENPGQTACCPPPSQSSSDEGLHTPTKPVNLNIDDAECSLLSNFERLKRCASTPVLPYTSTPLGFQSVVTSDTTVQIPIVGYEVMEERARFTVYKIKIENKAMGEAWYIFRRYTDFVRLHSKLKCEFPKKVLTLPRKRWFGNNFSQSFIEERLHGLQKFIDTVTSDKELLASQNIRDFFCLDEPPSFSEIGEESRAIFEALEETIYQLRRQLRLKETEIMNMRMSVTGAQEKAVTISQTLKEVACCDNCKDKVQNISEDLQRVLCLQFSNLCS, from the exons ATGATCAGCAGTGAAGAAAATGAAAATCCTGGACAAACAGCATGCTGTCCACCTCCTTCTCAATCTTCAAGCGATGAGGGGCTGCATACTCCCACAAAACCTGTAAATCTTAACATAGATGACGCAGAGTGTTCATTGTTATCGAATTTCGAAAg ACTCAAGAGATGTGCTTCCACACCAGTGCTACCTTACACTTCCACTCCACTTGGTTTCCAGTCAGTTGTTACTTCTGACACTACTGTGCAGATCCCTATTGTTGGGTATGAGGTGATGGAGGAGAGAGCTCGCTTTACT gtttacaaaataaaaattgaaaacaaagcCATGGGAGAAGCTTGGTACATTTTCCGAAGATACACAGACTTTGTTAGATTACATTCAAAA ttAAAATGTGAATTCCCAAAAAAAGTACTGACGTTGCCTCGAAAGCGATGGTTTGGTAACAACTTCAGTCAGTCATTCATTGAGGAACGTCTACATGGGTTGCAGAAGTTCATTGATACAGTGACAAGTGATAAAGAGCTTCTAGCATCTCAGAATATTCGAGATTTCTTCTGTCTTGATGAACCACCTTCATTCTCAGAAATAGGCGAGGAGTCTCGG GCCATCTTTGAGGCACTGGAGGAGACCATCTACCAGTTGAGAAGACAGCTGAGACTGAAGGAAACAGAGATCATGAACATGAGGATGTCTGTCACAGGAGCCCAGGAGAAGGCTGTTACCATCTCTCAAACACTTAA gGAAGTTGCTTGCTGTGATAACTGTAAAGACAAGGTGCAAAATATAAGTGAGGACCTCCAGAGAGTATTGTGCTTACAATTTTCGAATCTATGTTCTTGA